The Collimonas fungivorans Ter331 genome has a segment encoding these proteins:
- a CDS encoding CYTH and CHAD domain-containing protein — protein MEIELKLLLEPRDVASFRRHPLLTHYATGKPQSRQLTSIYFDTPELYLQQNHTALRVRKVGTRWVQTCKSGGQAAAGLHQRPEWESDISGAAPDLQALRGLLEPGSAVAALLSAPDLANRLRPIFTTQFKRTIWLLRSQAGDEVELALDQGEILHGDKSIAISEIELELKAGAAASLFELALALQQTLPLRAANASKAERGYAMHAPQAPAVVKAQPVELAPGLTLEQGFQVLLGNCLAQMQGNEDGVLHGADPENLHQMRVGLRRLRAVLGLFKKVIPTPPEIAERLDWLAATLGPARDWEVLAVATLDDVVRRCPDQWQLENLRQLTASEADKGRHAVAAAVNSRAYTRLLLLLGSWIEGRRWREELDAAQVTGLSAPLKKFAVKKLAGLQKKLLKRGSRIGQHDAAKRHKVRIAAKKARYASEFFASYFPAKRSHAYVAALSDLQDGLGAANDRSVAAQLLQQVAEQHPELAQSCGLAVKLLASSKKHNKSKIGRLWRKFAGLKPPSRPH, from the coding sequence ATGGAAATCGAATTAAAACTGTTATTGGAGCCGCGCGACGTCGCCAGCTTCCGCCGCCATCCCCTGTTAACACATTACGCCACCGGCAAGCCGCAATCGCGGCAGCTGACCAGCATTTACTTTGATACGCCCGAACTGTACCTGCAGCAAAACCATACCGCGCTGCGGGTGCGCAAAGTGGGGACGCGCTGGGTCCAGACTTGCAAGAGCGGCGGCCAGGCGGCGGCCGGTTTGCACCAGCGCCCCGAGTGGGAATCCGACATCAGCGGCGCGGCGCCCGACCTGCAAGCGTTGCGCGGACTGCTTGAGCCCGGTTCGGCGGTGGCCGCGTTATTGTCGGCGCCGGACCTCGCCAATCGCTTGCGGCCGATATTTACCACCCAATTCAAACGTACGATCTGGCTGCTGAGGTCGCAGGCTGGGGACGAAGTCGAGCTGGCCTTGGACCAGGGCGAAATCCTCCATGGCGACAAAAGCATTGCCATCAGCGAGATCGAACTGGAACTCAAAGCCGGCGCCGCGGCGAGCTTGTTTGAGCTGGCCTTGGCCTTGCAGCAGACGCTGCCGCTGCGCGCCGCCAATGCCAGCAAGGCCGAGCGCGGTTACGCCATGCACGCGCCGCAAGCGCCTGCCGTAGTCAAGGCGCAGCCGGTCGAATTGGCGCCCGGGCTGACGCTGGAGCAAGGATTCCAGGTCTTGCTCGGCAATTGCCTGGCGCAGATGCAAGGCAATGAAGACGGCGTGCTGCACGGCGCCGATCCGGAAAACCTGCATCAGATGCGGGTCGGGCTGCGGCGCTTGCGCGCCGTGCTGGGCCTGTTCAAGAAAGTGATTCCGACGCCGCCGGAAATAGCGGAACGGCTTGACTGGCTGGCCGCTACGCTGGGTCCTGCGCGCGATTGGGAAGTGCTGGCGGTGGCGACGCTGGACGATGTAGTAAGGCGCTGTCCGGATCAATGGCAGCTGGAAAACCTGCGGCAGCTGACTGCCAGCGAAGCCGACAAGGGTCGCCATGCGGTCGCGGCGGCGGTCAACTCGCGTGCTTATACACGCTTGCTGTTATTGCTGGGAAGCTGGATAGAAGGGCGGCGCTGGCGCGAAGAGCTGGACGCCGCGCAGGTAACCGGATTGTCTGCACCCCTGAAAAAATTCGCTGTCAAGAAACTGGCCGGCCTGCAAAAGAAACTGCTGAAGCGCGGCAGCCGCATCGGGCAGCATGACGCCGCCAAGCGCCACAAGGTAAGGATCGCCGCCAAGAAGGCGCGCTACGCCAGCGAGTTTTTTGCCTCGTATTTTCCAGCTAAACGCAGCCATGCTTATGTGGCGGCGCTGAGCGACCTGCAGGACGGCTTGGGCGCGGCCAATGATCGTAGCGTGGCTGCTCAGCTGCTGCAGCAGGTCGCCGAACAGCATCCCGAGCTGGCGCAATCCTGCGGCCTGGCCGTCAAACTGCTGGCTTCCAGCAAAAAACACAATAAATCGAAGATCGGCCGCTTGTGGCGAAAATTCGCCGGATTGAAGCCGCCGTCGCGGCCGCATTGA
- a CDS encoding FMN-dependent NADH-azoreductase: MPSQLKAWIDCLAAPGKTFNYSVAGVEGLAGAKRVIIASARGGFYSEASPMAFMDHQESFLKSFFTFIGVTDLAIVRAEGINLGTEQKQSALDSALAEVATLKAA, from the coding sequence ATTCCAAGCCAGCTGAAAGCATGGATCGATTGCCTGGCGGCTCCCGGCAAGACCTTCAACTACAGCGTGGCCGGCGTCGAAGGCCTGGCCGGCGCCAAGCGGGTGATTATCGCTTCCGCGCGCGGCGGGTTTTACTCAGAGGCGTCGCCGATGGCTTTCATGGATCACCAGGAATCGTTCCTGAAGAGCTTCTTCACTTTCATCGGCGTCACCGACCTTGCCATTGTCCGCGCCGAGGGAATCAACCTGGGGACTGAACAAAAGCAGAGCGCGCTTGATTCAGCCTTGGCTGAGGTCGCTACTCTGAAAGCTGCATAA
- a CDS encoding winged helix-turn-helix transcriptional regulator — translation MAPRPEGCRAVAETLGRIGDKWTVMVVGSLAQGPMRYNHILRTVEGISQRMLTLTLKGLEQDGLVTRTMYPTIPPRVDYELTELGRLLIAPLQSLHDWATEHRPAMLAARAAFAEKESEAASQRARFTTPK, via the coding sequence ATGGCGCCCCGACCCGAGGGATGCCGGGCCGTTGCTGAAACACTTGGCCGCATAGGCGACAAATGGACCGTGATGGTGGTCGGCTCCCTGGCGCAGGGACCGATGCGCTACAACCATATTCTGCGCACGGTGGAGGGCATATCGCAGCGCATGCTGACCTTGACCCTGAAAGGCCTGGAGCAGGACGGCCTGGTCACTCGCACCATGTACCCGACCATCCCGCCGCGCGTCGACTATGAACTGACCGAGCTCGGGCGCCTGCTGATCGCGCCCTTGCAGTCGCTGCATGACTGGGCGACGGAGCACCGGCCGGCGATGCTGGCGGCGCGCGCGGCGTTCGCGGAGAAGGAGAGCGAGGCTGCGTCGCAACGAGCCCGCTTCACCACGCCCAAATAA
- a CDS encoding GAF domain-containing protein, with protein sequence MFSSLTAEIDVDYSLLARQAAGLLEDERDQTANAAQFSAFIYQSLADLNWAGFYWLKPAKKAKGEELLIGPFQGKVACARIALGKGVCGTAAAERRAILVPDVHAFAGHIACDAASNSEIVIPVIKDGQLYGVLDIDSPTLNRFRPEDLQGLEALLALFVAATDFD encoded by the coding sequence ATGTTCTCTTCGCTTACCGCCGAAATTGATGTCGACTACTCCCTGCTGGCGCGCCAGGCCGCCGGCCTTCTTGAAGACGAGCGCGACCAGACGGCCAACGCCGCCCAGTTTTCCGCATTCATCTACCAGTCGCTGGCCGACCTGAACTGGGCCGGCTTCTACTGGCTCAAACCGGCCAAAAAGGCGAAGGGCGAGGAATTGCTGATCGGCCCGTTCCAGGGCAAAGTCGCTTGTGCGCGGATTGCGCTTGGCAAGGGTGTCTGCGGCACCGCAGCCGCGGAACGGCGCGCCATCCTGGTGCCGGACGTGCATGCGTTTGCCGGCCATATCGCCTGCGACGCGGCATCGAACTCGGAAATCGTGATCCCGGTCATCAAAGACGGACAACTATACGGCGTCCTCGATATCGACAGCCCCACCCTGAACCGGTTCCGGCCTGAAGACCTGCAAGGGCTGGAAGCGCTGCTTGCATTGTTCGTTGCGGCGACCGATTTCGATTAA
- a CDS encoding aldehyde dehydrogenase family protein, with product MTTPTGTEFDQTQLEIRRVFDAQGITALRLRQSGKAERLQKVRKLKSALLAHKDEVIAAGFADFGKPAVEVELSEILPVIAEANDAIRKLGRWMKPKKVWPSRMMAGTSGYTQYEPKGRVLIVAPWNYPVNLSLGPLVSALAAGNTVILKPSEMTPHASAVIGKIVRAVFTEDEVALFEGDAPVAQALLELPFDHIFFTGSPAVGKIVMAAAAKHLASVTLELGGKSPTIVDQTADLRAAAQNILWAKFTNNGQTCIAPDHIYVHASVKEAFLGHCVAVLESAYGKGAEQAGSASLARIVNQRHTARVKSLLDDATARGARIVTGGAIDEAQRYIAPTLLDGIPDDAKIMREEIFGPLLPVIGYDQLDTVIARINAEPKPLALYVWSRKQANIAKVMQQTSSGGACINHCVVQFLHGNLPFGGVNNSGIGSAHGHYGFLAFSHERAVVRTRIMLAKMFYPPYSSLTRRLVALFIKTV from the coding sequence ATGACAACCCCAACCGGCACCGAATTTGACCAGACCCAGCTGGAGATCCGGCGCGTATTCGATGCCCAGGGAATCACCGCGCTGCGCCTGCGTCAGTCGGGCAAGGCCGAGCGCCTGCAGAAAGTCAGGAAATTGAAGAGCGCGCTGCTGGCGCACAAGGACGAGGTGATTGCCGCCGGCTTTGCCGATTTCGGCAAACCGGCCGTTGAGGTGGAGTTAAGCGAAATCTTGCCGGTGATCGCCGAGGCCAATGACGCCATCCGCAAGCTGGGACGCTGGATGAAGCCGAAGAAAGTCTGGCCGTCGCGCATGATGGCTGGCACTTCGGGGTATACCCAGTACGAACCGAAGGGACGGGTATTGATCGTGGCGCCCTGGAATTATCCGGTGAACCTGAGCCTGGGGCCGCTGGTGTCGGCGCTGGCAGCGGGCAATACAGTAATCCTCAAGCCGTCGGAAATGACGCCGCATGCTTCGGCTGTCATCGGCAAGATCGTCCGGGCGGTATTCACTGAAGACGAAGTGGCGCTGTTCGAAGGCGATGCCCCGGTGGCCCAGGCATTGCTGGAGCTGCCTTTCGATCACATATTTTTTACCGGCTCGCCGGCCGTCGGCAAGATCGTCATGGCAGCTGCGGCCAAGCACCTGGCCAGCGTCACGCTGGAACTGGGCGGCAAGTCGCCTACCATCGTCGACCAGACGGCCGACCTGCGGGCGGCGGCGCAAAACATCCTGTGGGCCAAATTCACCAACAACGGCCAGACCTGCATCGCTCCCGACCACATCTATGTGCACGCCAGCGTCAAGGAGGCTTTTCTCGGACACTGCGTGGCGGTGCTGGAGAGCGCCTATGGCAAGGGAGCGGAGCAGGCCGGCAGCGCCAGCCTGGCGCGCATCGTCAACCAGCGCCACACCGCGCGCGTCAAGAGCCTGCTGGATGACGCTACCGCACGCGGCGCGCGGATAGTGACGGGCGGCGCGATTGACGAAGCCCAGCGCTACATTGCGCCGACGCTGCTGGACGGGATTCCGGACGACGCCAAGATCATGCGCGAGGAAATCTTCGGGCCGCTGCTGCCGGTGATCGGCTACGACCAGCTGGATACGGTGATTGCACGCATCAATGCCGAGCCCAAGCCGCTGGCGCTCTACGTCTGGAGCCGCAAGCAGGCGAATATCGCCAAGGTGATGCAGCAGACGAGCTCGGGCGGCGCTTGCATCAACCATTGCGTAGTGCAGTTTTTGCACGGCAACCTGCCGTTCGGCGGCGTCAACAATTCCGGCATCGGCAGCGCCCACGGCCACTACGGTTTCCTGGCGTTCTCGCATGAGCGGGCGGTGGTGCGCACCCGCATCATGCTCGCCAAAATGTTTTATCCGCCTTATTCCAGCTTGACGCGCAGGCTGGTCGCCTTGTTCATCAAGACCGTCTGA
- a CDS encoding TonB-dependent receptor plug domain-containing protein — MASTLAAIGLIHLPLAFGADQIPSPTSDSLERITITGSNISRINKEGPTAVEIIKRDEIEKSGASTVLELLSKLPSVSIGLTGNSNTSFAQGAASVGLRGLDPKYTLILLNGRRLANYGFADGAENTFVDLNNLPLAAIESVEILRDGASAIYGSDAIAGVINFKTKRNYQGVETTANVGTNQKGDGTTESASVTAGWGSLEKDGQNLLLTVDVFHSDPLKSNKHDATSNRDFRRFGGSDNRSVDRYLGSVTDFSTGEPGFPIPGCRGSVEVSSGTNDNRCFNNQQVLLSPKILRGGISAIFTKRLNGQDELFAEVGFNHSETTVQYGLAGFDPSFIGNTDGSTNPGLANLPGPSADGSLQGFTPGDQLRIYRGIYEVAPTQNKITSDTARVVAGWRGVIGKWDSEGAVSLNQNRLKDVASNSVLKDVSSASLQSGLLGNGGYDPFAYWNPSSVINPMLTTTERVAVSRLETVDWKMSAPELFNFNGAPVGFAWGAQASHESISDQPDAKNVAGNIVNAGATASTASRSLYSLYGEFNVPLMKTVEMQLALRGDHYSDFGNSFNPKIAVAWRPTKEILLRGSATTSFKAPTLPEISSTTSGYANGIADWARCGPLGYTGANCSYSPKQYVAGNPDLKAEKANNFSLGMVLQPMKGLSASIDWYAIKQRNTIQLLDPQYIVDNEDIIPGYAALVGRDPRNPALEARHPGLNKGRINSITTPYINVGKTDIQGLDIDISYELPLAGWGKLKFREVNNYTLLYKQSITPGTAPASRLDSLNHPRWNNSFRTAYEYADMEVALTARTQASTLNIDDPTHTQDPAITNARIPSFTAWDLNLNAKVSKNLTVNFGVNNLFDKAPIYANTAYKDDFVQNQNDLVGRYIYANMRYQFQ, encoded by the coding sequence TTGGCATCAACCCTCGCAGCAATCGGCCTCATCCACCTGCCCCTCGCCTTCGGCGCCGACCAAATCCCCAGCCCCACTTCCGATAGCCTTGAACGCATCACCATTACCGGCTCAAACATTTCACGCATCAACAAAGAGGGCCCGACCGCGGTTGAAATCATCAAACGAGATGAAATCGAAAAATCCGGCGCCAGCACCGTCCTTGAATTGCTGAGCAAACTGCCTTCCGTTTCCATTGGACTGACCGGCAACAGCAATACGTCGTTTGCGCAAGGGGCCGCCTCCGTAGGGCTGCGCGGCCTCGATCCCAAATACACGCTGATCCTGCTGAACGGACGCCGCCTGGCCAACTACGGTTTTGCCGATGGCGCGGAAAACACCTTCGTCGACTTGAACAACCTGCCGCTGGCAGCCATTGAATCGGTGGAAATCCTGCGCGATGGCGCTTCCGCCATTTACGGCTCCGATGCGATTGCCGGCGTGATCAACTTCAAGACAAAAAGGAATTACCAGGGCGTTGAAACCACCGCCAACGTCGGCACCAATCAAAAAGGCGACGGCACTACGGAAAGCGCCAGCGTTACGGCCGGTTGGGGCAGCCTGGAAAAAGACGGGCAGAACCTGCTATTGACGGTAGACGTGTTCCATAGCGATCCCTTGAAGAGCAATAAACACGACGCCACCAGCAACCGCGATTTCCGGCGCTTTGGCGGCAGCGACAACCGCAGCGTCGACCGTTATCTGGGCAGCGTCACCGATTTCTCAACCGGCGAGCCCGGCTTTCCGATACCTGGCTGCCGCGGCAGCGTTGAAGTCAGCAGCGGCACCAACGACAACCGCTGCTTCAACAACCAGCAGGTGCTGCTGTCGCCGAAGATCTTGCGCGGCGGGATTTCCGCCATTTTCACGAAACGGCTCAACGGCCAGGATGAACTGTTTGCCGAAGTCGGCTTCAACCACAGCGAAACCACCGTGCAATACGGCCTGGCAGGATTTGATCCTTCCTTCATCGGCAATACCGACGGCTCGACCAACCCTGGACTGGCCAACTTGCCGGGACCAAGCGCGGATGGCTCGCTGCAAGGCTTTACGCCTGGCGACCAGCTGCGCATATATCGCGGCATCTACGAAGTTGCGCCGACGCAAAACAAGATCACCAGCGACACTGCGCGCGTGGTGGCCGGCTGGCGCGGCGTGATCGGAAAATGGGACAGCGAAGGAGCGGTCAGCCTCAACCAGAACCGCCTCAAGGACGTTGCCTCCAATTCCGTATTGAAGGACGTATCGTCAGCCTCCTTGCAGAGCGGCTTGCTGGGCAACGGCGGCTACGATCCGTTTGCCTACTGGAATCCATCCAGCGTGATCAACCCGATGCTGACCACTACCGAGCGGGTGGCCGTATCGCGCCTGGAAACCGTGGACTGGAAGATGTCGGCGCCGGAACTGTTCAACTTCAACGGCGCGCCGGTCGGCTTCGCCTGGGGCGCCCAGGCCAGCCATGAATCGATCAGCGACCAGCCTGATGCCAAAAACGTTGCCGGCAACATCGTCAACGCCGGCGCGACTGCCAGCACGGCCAGCCGTTCCCTGTACTCCCTGTATGGGGAATTCAATGTGCCGCTGATGAAAACGGTGGAGATGCAACTGGCTTTGCGCGGTGACCACTACAGTGACTTCGGCAATTCCTTCAATCCGAAAATTGCCGTAGCCTGGCGCCCGACCAAGGAAATCCTGCTCCGCGGTTCCGCCACCACGTCCTTCAAGGCGCCTACCCTGCCGGAAATCAGTTCAACCACATCGGGTTATGCCAATGGCATCGCCGACTGGGCGCGCTGCGGTCCGCTCGGCTATACCGGCGCCAATTGCAGCTACAGCCCCAAGCAATACGTTGCCGGCAATCCCGACCTGAAAGCGGAAAAGGCCAACAACTTTTCGCTGGGCATGGTGCTGCAGCCAATGAAGGGCCTGTCGGCGTCGATAGACTGGTACGCAATCAAGCAGCGCAACACGATCCAGCTGCTGGACCCGCAATACATCGTCGACAACGAAGACATCATTCCGGGCTACGCTGCACTGGTGGGCCGCGATCCGCGCAACCCGGCGCTGGAAGCAAGGCATCCCGGTTTGAACAAGGGGCGCATCAACAGCATCACCACCCCCTATATCAACGTCGGCAAGACCGATATCCAGGGGCTGGATATCGACATTTCCTATGAATTGCCGCTGGCCGGCTGGGGCAAGCTGAAGTTCCGCGAAGTCAACAACTACACGCTCCTCTACAAGCAAAGCATCACCCCTGGCACCGCACCGGCAAGCCGGCTTGATTCCCTCAACCATCCAAGGTGGAACAACTCCTTCCGTACCGCCTATGAATACGCCGACATGGAAGTCGCCTTGACTGCCCGGACGCAAGCCAGCACGCTGAACATCGACGACCCGACCCACACCCAGGACCCGGCCATCACCAATGCGCGCATTCCTTCGTTTACTGCATGGGATTTGAACCTGAACGCCAAGGTAAGCAAGAACCTGACGGTAAACTTCGGCGTAAACAACCTGTTTGACAAGGCGCCGATATATGCCAATACGGCTTACAAAGATGATTTCGTGCAAAACCAGAACGACCTGGTAGGACGCTACATCTACGCCAACATGCGCTACCAGTTCCAATAA
- a CDS encoding MgtC/SapB family protein produces MIIRLLIAAALGSVIGFDRERLSWAAGLRTHMLVCVGSALVMIVSAYGFQEVVGKPGIALDPSRMAAQVVSGIGFLGAGSILLRGEVIRGLTTAASLWSVAAVGLAVGGGLYIAAAAATLIILIILAGLKPLEKRFFVARQRREVRLVVRRGAMTFQMFGQLLDKGTAQIEQFIVEQNANDADIEEVTVALLRVLPSEFDVILVKLKALPDVHEVSEIRLP; encoded by the coding sequence ATGATTATCCGGCTGCTGATAGCCGCGGCCCTGGGCAGCGTCATCGGCTTCGACCGCGAACGTTTATCCTGGGCCGCCGGCCTGCGCACGCACATGCTGGTGTGCGTCGGTTCGGCGCTGGTGATGATCGTTTCGGCCTACGGTTTCCAGGAGGTGGTCGGCAAACCAGGGATTGCGCTGGATCCGTCGCGGATGGCGGCGCAAGTAGTGTCCGGCATCGGTTTCCTGGGCGCCGGCTCGATCCTGCTGCGCGGCGAGGTGATCCGCGGCCTGACGACTGCCGCCAGCCTATGGTCGGTGGCGGCGGTGGGGCTTGCGGTAGGCGGCGGCCTCTACATAGCGGCTGCGGCTGCGACGCTGATCATCCTGATTATCCTGGCCGGCCTCAAGCCGCTGGAAAAGCGTTTCTTCGTGGCCCGTCAGCGGCGCGAAGTGCGGTTGGTGGTGCGACGCGGCGCCATGACTTTCCAGATGTTCGGCCAGTTGCTGGACAAGGGCACGGCGCAGATCGAGCAGTTCATCGTCGAGCAGAACGCCAATGACGCCGATATTGAAGAAGTCACCGTGGCGCTGCTGCGTGTGTTGCCTAGCGAATTCGATGTCATCCTGGTCAAGCTGAAAGCGCTGCCGGATGTGCATGAGGTGAGTGAAATCCGTTTGCCGTAG
- a CDS encoding acid phosphatase, with amino-acid sequence MSEKPELTEEDESAGFTRRRFLGTVVAAGASLALSDCASDGNQQIAAATQEKLLDQKLQSAIKHVVVIYAENRSFNNLYGNFPGVQRPLSQAMQARYTQLDRDGKTPLAQLPKIWGGLVPQAQEVGGQRYMIAEDQISGLPNAPFKLSDQHGKLLPQGVITRDLWHKFYQNQMQINGGKNDQFVAWADSGGLTMGHYGETASKLRLWKLAEQYTLCDNFFMSAFGGSYLNHIFLVSGQTPFYPDVHNSPARHNVATVEGDDPKGTRLKLDDKNPASAIDGPPKFLRDRAITPDGYAVNTMAPPYQPSFVKPAIGGDAAYANADDPMVLPPQTYATIGDRLSEKDISWAWYAGAWQAALDGKANDDAVPNFQYHHQPFNYFKSFAPGTALRETHLKDAGLGDDPATNKFLAEIDAGRLPAVSFYKPQGNLNLHAGYADVESGDRHIANVIAHLQRGPQWQHMVVIVTHDENGGWWDHVAPPKGDRWGPGSRIPATVISPYAKKGFVDHTVYDTTSIMRFITRLHGLRKLDALVARDQAFRENRLAPLGDLTNTLDLA; translated from the coding sequence ATGAGCGAAAAACCGGAATTGACAGAAGAAGACGAGAGCGCCGGTTTCACGCGGCGCCGTTTCCTCGGCACCGTGGTTGCAGCCGGCGCCAGCCTGGCGTTGTCCGACTGCGCCAGCGACGGCAACCAGCAGATCGCTGCCGCGACCCAGGAAAAACTGCTGGACCAGAAGCTGCAGTCGGCCATCAAGCATGTGGTGGTGATCTACGCCGAGAACCGCAGCTTCAATAACCTGTACGGTAATTTTCCCGGCGTGCAGAGGCCCTTGTCGCAAGCGATGCAGGCGCGCTACACGCAGCTGGACCGCGACGGCAAGACGCCGCTGGCGCAGCTGCCCAAGATATGGGGCGGCCTGGTGCCGCAGGCGCAGGAAGTCGGCGGCCAGCGCTACATGATTGCCGAAGACCAGATCAGCGGCTTGCCGAACGCGCCGTTCAAGCTGAGCGATCAGCACGGCAAGCTGTTGCCGCAAGGCGTGATTACGCGCGATCTGTGGCACAAGTTTTACCAGAACCAGATGCAGATCAACGGCGGCAAGAACGACCAGTTCGTCGCCTGGGCCGATTCCGGCGGCCTGACCATGGGCCACTACGGCGAGACCGCCAGCAAGCTGCGCCTGTGGAAGCTGGCCGAGCAATACACCTTGTGCGACAATTTTTTCATGTCGGCCTTCGGCGGTTCCTACCTCAACCACATCTTCCTGGTTTCCGGGCAGACGCCTTTTTATCCCGATGTCCACAACAGCCCGGCGCGCCACAATGTGGCGACCGTGGAAGGGGACGATCCCAAGGGCACGCGCCTGAAACTGGACGACAAGAATCCGGCATCGGCCATCGACGGTCCGCCGAAATTCCTGCGCGACCGGGCCATCACGCCTGACGGCTACGCAGTCAACACCATGGCGCCGCCATACCAGCCGAGCTTCGTGAAGCCGGCCATAGGCGGCGATGCGGCTTACGCCAACGCCGACGATCCGATGGTGCTGCCGCCGCAAACCTACGCCACCATAGGCGACCGCCTGTCGGAAAAGGACATCAGCTGGGCCTGGTATGCCGGCGCCTGGCAGGCTGCGCTGGACGGCAAGGCGAACGACGATGCGGTGCCTAATTTCCAATACCATCACCAGCCGTTCAATTACTTCAAGAGTTTTGCTCCCGGCACGGCGTTGCGCGAGACCCATCTGAAAGACGCCGGGCTGGGCGACGATCCGGCCACCAACAAGTTCCTGGCGGAGATCGATGCCGGCCGCCTGCCGGCGGTGAGTTTCTACAAGCCGCAGGGCAACCTGAACCTGCACGCCGGTTATGCCGACGTCGAATCGGGCGATCGCCATATCGCCAACGTCATCGCCCACCTGCAGCGCGGGCCGCAATGGCAGCACATGGTGGTGATCGTCACCCACGATGAGAATGGCGGCTGGTGGGACCATGTGGCGCCGCCCAAGGGCGACCGCTGGGGCCCGGGTTCGCGGATTCCGGCCACCGTCATTTCGCCGTATGCAAAAAAGGGGTTCGTCGACCACACGGTCTACGACACCACCTCGATCATGCGTTTCATTACCCGCCTGCACGGCTTGCGCAAGCTGGATGCACTAGTGGCGCGCGACCAGGCGTTCCGGGAAAACCGCCTAGCGCCGCTGGGCGACCTGACCAATACCCTGGACCTGGCGTAA
- the gorA gene encoding glutathione-disulfide reductase, with protein sequence MSFDVDLFVIGAGSGGVRAARFSAGFGARVAVAESRYLGGTCVNVGCVPKKFLVYGAHFSEDFEQASSFGWTVGKPQFDWNTLIANKNREIHRLNEVYRGLLLNSGVALHEGHARLLDKHTVEINGQRISAANILVATGSWPQVPDIPGKEFATTSNEAFFLKELPRRVLVVGGGYIAVEFASIFHGLGAQTSLLYRGDLFLRGFDHGVRQHLNEEFKKKGVDLQFKADIASIAKQADGSLQATLEDGRVLDTDCVFYATGRRPMLDNLGLENVDVALDAKGFVKVDQEYRSSEPSILALGDVIGKVQLTPVALAEGMAVARRLFRPEEYRPVDYHLIPTAVFSLPNIGTVGLTEEQAQAAGHKLKIFESRFRPMKLSLGDYHEKTMMKLIVDADSDKVLGCHMVGPDAGEIIQGIAVALRAGATKRVFDDTIGIHPTSAEEFVTLRTPRPD encoded by the coding sequence ATGTCTTTTGATGTCGACCTGTTTGTCATCGGCGCCGGTTCCGGCGGTGTGCGCGCGGCGCGCTTTTCTGCAGGCTTCGGCGCCCGCGTGGCGGTGGCGGAAAGCCGCTACCTGGGCGGCACCTGCGTCAATGTCGGCTGCGTGCCGAAAAAATTCCTGGTCTATGGCGCCCATTTCAGCGAGGACTTCGAGCAAGCCTCCAGCTTTGGCTGGACCGTCGGCAAGCCGCAGTTCGACTGGAACACGCTGATCGCCAACAAGAACCGCGAGATCCACCGGCTCAACGAAGTCTATCGCGGCTTGCTGCTTAACAGCGGAGTCGCCTTGCATGAAGGCCATGCCAGGCTGCTGGACAAGCACACGGTGGAGATCAACGGCCAGCGCATCAGCGCCGCCAACATCCTGGTCGCCACCGGCAGCTGGCCGCAAGTGCCGGATATCCCGGGCAAGGAATTTGCCACCACCTCCAACGAAGCGTTCTTCCTCAAGGAATTGCCGCGCCGCGTGCTGGTGGTCGGCGGCGGTTACATCGCCGTCGAATTCGCTTCCATCTTCCATGGCCTGGGGGCGCAGACCAGCCTGCTGTATCGCGGCGACCTGTTCCTGCGCGGATTCGACCACGGCGTGCGCCAGCACCTGAATGAGGAATTCAAGAAGAAGGGCGTCGACCTGCAGTTCAAGGCCGATATCGCCAGCATCGCGAAACAAGCCGACGGCAGTTTGCAGGCCACCCTGGAAGACGGTCGCGTGCTCGATACCGACTGCGTGTTCTATGCTACCGGCCGGCGGCCGATGCTGGACAACCTGGGCCTGGAGAATGTCGACGTGGCGCTGGACGCCAAAGGTTTTGTCAAGGTCGACCAGGAATATCGCAGCTCAGAACCCAGCATCCTGGCCCTGGGCGACGTCATCGGCAAGGTGCAGCTGACGCCGGTGGCGCTGGCGGAAGGCATGGCGGTCGCGCGGCGCTTGTTCCGTCCCGAGGAATACCGCCCGGTCGACTATCACCTGATCCCGACCGCCGTATTCAGTTTACCGAATATCGGCACGGTAGGGCTCACGGAAGAACAGGCGCAGGCCGCCGGCCACAAGCTGAAAATCTTCGAGAGCAGATTCCGGCCGATGAAGCTGAGCCTGGGCGACTACCATGAAAAAACCATGATGAAACTGATCGTCGACGCCGACAGCGACAAGGTGCTCGGCTGCCACATGGTGGGGCCGGACGCCGGCGAAATCATCCAGGGCATTGCCGTGGCCTTGCGCGCCGGCGCCACCAAACGCGTGTTCGACGACACCATCGGCATCCATCCGACTTCGGCCGAAGAGTTCGTCACGCTAAGGACGCCGCGGCCGGATTGA